From Microlunatus capsulatus, a single genomic window includes:
- a CDS encoding mechanosensitive ion channel family protein, translating into MPTWFPDTPAEVAAFVPLRIAFLLLVAVVARALLHRLIDRTVRQSVRRAPVTRFKAAQVLFETPDASPDRRDARIGALGSLAKSLVTFVVLLVTALTVLAELGYQITTLVAGASVAGVAVAFGTQNIIKDLISGVCMLIEDQLGVGDWVDMEKASGRVEAIGLRVTSLRDDDGTVWYVRNGEVLRVGNYSQGGPGRPPVVEEPAPAPAP; encoded by the coding sequence ATGCCCACCTGGTTCCCCGACACCCCGGCCGAGGTCGCCGCGTTCGTCCCGCTGCGGATCGCGTTCCTGCTGCTGGTGGCCGTGGTGGCGCGCGCGCTCCTGCACCGGCTGATCGACCGGACGGTCCGGCAGTCCGTGCGCCGGGCGCCCGTGACCCGGTTCAAGGCCGCTCAGGTGCTCTTCGAGACCCCGGACGCGTCGCCCGACCGGCGGGACGCGCGGATCGGCGCCCTGGGCAGCCTGGCCAAGAGCCTGGTCACCTTCGTGGTCCTGCTGGTGACGGCGCTGACCGTGCTGGCCGAGCTGGGCTACCAGATCACCACGCTGGTGGCGGGGGCCTCGGTCGCCGGCGTCGCGGTCGCGTTCGGCACGCAGAACATCATCAAGGACCTGATCTCGGGCGTCTGCATGCTCATCGAGGACCAGCTGGGCGTCGGCGACTGGGTCGACATGGAGAAGGCGTCGGGCCGGGTGGAGGCCATCGGCCTCCGCGTCACCTCGCTCCGCGACGACGACGGCACCGTCTGGTACGTCCGCAACGGCGAGGTGCTGCGGGTGGGGAACTACTCCCAGGGCGGGCCCGGCCGGCCCCCGGTGGTCGAGGAGCCCGCACCGGCACCCGCGCCCTAA
- a CDS encoding OsmC family peroxiredoxin — protein MATVRTAEAHWEGSLMEGQGEVELVTSGVGSFEVNWASRANESDGRTSPEELIAAAHSTCFSMALSHGLAQAGNAPTSIDTTADVTFQAGEGITGIKLSVKGVVPGLTPLQFEEAAQDAKKNCPVSQALTGTTITLEATLVEG, from the coding sequence ATGGCTACCGTCCGCACCGCAGAGGCCCACTGGGAAGGCTCGCTCATGGAGGGCCAGGGCGAGGTCGAGCTCGTCACCTCCGGCGTCGGCAGCTTCGAGGTCAACTGGGCCTCGCGCGCCAACGAGTCCGACGGCCGCACCAGCCCCGAGGAGCTCATCGCCGCCGCCCACTCCACCTGCTTCTCGATGGCCCTCTCGCACGGCCTCGCGCAGGCCGGCAACGCGCCGACCTCCATCGACACCACCGCCGACGTGACCTTCCAGGCCGGCGAGGGCATCACCGGCATCAAGCTGAGCGTCAAGGGCGTCGTGCCCGGCCTCACGCCGCTGCAGTTCGAGGAGGCGGCCCAGGACGCCAAGAAGAACTGCCCCGTCTCGCAGGCCCTGACCGGCACCACCATCACCCTCGAGGCCACGCTCGTCGAGGGCTGA
- a CDS encoding globin encodes MTEPAPPLQTFYDAVGGHETFVALVKRFYEGVAGDPPLRALYPEEDLGPAETRFRMFLEQYWGGPTTYSEQRGHPRLRMRHMPFEVTLDMRDRWLRHMRDAVDSLEHLTPAQSQELWSYMERAAHSMVNRMDGPAGAARGLQL; translated from the coding sequence ATGACCGAGCCAGCACCGCCCCTGCAGACCTTCTACGACGCCGTCGGCGGGCACGAGACGTTCGTGGCCCTCGTGAAGCGCTTCTACGAGGGCGTCGCCGGCGACCCGCCGCTCCGCGCGCTCTACCCCGAGGAGGACCTCGGCCCGGCCGAGACCCGCTTCCGGATGTTCCTGGAGCAGTACTGGGGCGGTCCGACGACCTACAGCGAGCAGCGCGGCCACCCGCGGCTGCGGATGCGGCACATGCCGTTCGAGGTGACCCTCGACATGCGCGACCGCTGGCTGCGGCACATGCGCGACGCCGTCGACTCCCTCGAGCACCTGACCCCGGCCCAGTCGCAGGAGCTCTGGAGCTACATGGAGCGCGCGGCCCACTCGATGGTCAACCGGATGGACGGCCCGGCGGGCGCGGCCCGCGGCCTCCAGCTCTGA
- a CDS encoding NAD(P)-dependent alcohol dehydrogenase has protein sequence MTTTSAPSDQTRSLLLREHEVAVQPGPVPEPGPHQVLIEVAAVGICGSDVHYYEHGRIADFVVEAPLVLGHEASGTIRALGSAVDDRAVGQRVAMEPQETCGRCTQCLAGRYNLCPHVQFFATPPVDGAFTQYVVLDSSRAHPVPDSLSDEAAALIEPLSVAVAAARKARIEPGDRVLVTGAGPVGLLCADVARARGAAWVGVSDTNDTRLEVARRRGASQTANVATAPLESQVEAVDVILECSGATPAVQAAFGVAAPAARVVLVGLGAPAMELPVATIQVKELEVTGVFRYANCYPAAIGLAASDAVDLDGLVTGKFGLEQVEEALTASRRDPHSLKPVVYPGTERF, from the coding sequence ATGACCACCACCTCGGCGCCGAGCGACCAGACCCGATCCCTGCTGCTGCGCGAGCACGAGGTCGCCGTGCAGCCCGGCCCGGTCCCCGAGCCCGGACCGCACCAGGTGCTCATCGAGGTCGCCGCCGTCGGCATCTGCGGCTCCGACGTGCACTACTACGAGCACGGCCGGATCGCCGACTTCGTCGTCGAGGCGCCGCTGGTGCTGGGCCACGAGGCGTCCGGGACCATCCGCGCGCTGGGCAGCGCCGTCGACGACCGCGCCGTCGGCCAGCGGGTCGCGATGGAGCCGCAGGAGACCTGCGGCCGCTGCACCCAGTGCCTGGCCGGGCGCTACAACCTGTGCCCGCACGTCCAGTTCTTCGCGACCCCGCCCGTCGACGGCGCGTTCACCCAGTACGTCGTGCTGGACTCCTCGCGGGCCCACCCCGTGCCGGACAGCCTGAGCGACGAGGCCGCCGCGCTCATCGAGCCGCTCTCGGTCGCCGTCGCCGCCGCCCGCAAGGCCCGGATCGAGCCGGGGGACCGGGTGCTGGTCACCGGCGCCGGACCGGTCGGCCTGCTGTGCGCCGACGTGGCCCGCGCCCGCGGCGCCGCCTGGGTCGGCGTCAGCGACACCAACGACACCCGTCTGGAGGTCGCCCGCCGGCGCGGCGCCAGCCAGACCGCGAACGTCGCCACGGCCCCGCTGGAGAGCCAGGTCGAGGCCGTCGACGTCATCCTCGAGTGCAGCGGCGCGACCCCGGCCGTGCAGGCCGCGTTCGGCGTCGCCGCCCCGGCCGCGCGCGTGGTGCTGGTCGGCCTGGGCGCGCCGGCGATGGAGCTGCCCGTGGCCACGATCCAGGTCAAGGAGCTCGAGGTGACGGGCGTCTTCCGCTACGCCAACTGCTACCCCGCGGCCATCGGCCTGGCGGCCAGCGATGCCGTCGACCTCGACGGCCTGGTGACCGGCAAGTTCGGGCTGGAGCAGGTCGAGGAGGCGCTGACGGCGTCGCGCCGCGACCCGCACAGCCTCAAGCCCGTCGTCTACCCGGGTACCGAGCGCTTCTGA
- a CDS encoding acyl-CoA thioesterase, whose product MSRHRYRCPIRWGDLDAQGHVNNAAFLDYLQEARVDWLLAGPPEMAHLLDAGVLVVSHQVEYLAPVGYGERPLLVELWADTVGASRFTVAYDVWDGDVLAARARTGATPFDLAGGGLRRLDPGERAGLSAVLEPPRPLRPLPRTAVAEPASHHPLAVRWSDLDSYGHVNNVKYFDYVQEARIELMLATLDWQPEDVWVVARQDLEYRRPMDLQPEPYDVVTSVSALGTRSFTLAVEIRNPRDGGLHATARTVVVGERPLTPSQRTALARWAPEDLAASH is encoded by the coding sequence GTGAGCCGGCACCGCTACCGCTGTCCGATCCGCTGGGGTGACCTGGACGCGCAGGGGCACGTCAACAACGCGGCGTTCCTCGACTACCTCCAGGAGGCCCGCGTCGACTGGCTGCTGGCCGGACCCCCGGAGATGGCGCACCTGCTGGACGCGGGCGTGCTCGTCGTCAGCCACCAGGTGGAGTACCTGGCCCCCGTCGGCTACGGCGAGCGCCCGCTGCTGGTCGAGCTGTGGGCGGACACGGTGGGTGCGAGCCGCTTCACCGTCGCCTACGACGTGTGGGACGGCGACGTGCTCGCCGCCCGGGCCCGGACCGGCGCCACCCCCTTCGACCTCGCCGGCGGCGGGCTGCGCCGGCTGGACCCGGGCGAGCGCGCCGGGCTGAGCGCGGTGCTGGAGCCGCCCCGGCCGCTGCGCCCGCTGCCCCGGACCGCCGTCGCCGAGCCGGCGTCGCACCACCCGCTGGCCGTGCGCTGGTCCGACCTGGACTCCTACGGCCACGTCAACAACGTCAAGTACTTCGACTACGTGCAGGAGGCGCGGATCGAGCTCATGCTCGCCACGCTGGACTGGCAGCCCGAGGACGTCTGGGTGGTGGCCCGGCAGGACCTGGAGTACCGCCGGCCGATGGACCTGCAGCCGGAGCCCTACGACGTCGTCACCTCGGTCAGCGCCCTGGGCACGCGCTCGTTCACCCTGGCCGTGGAGATCCGCAACCCGCGCGACGGCGGCCTGCACGCGACCGCCCGGACGGTGGTCGTGGGGGAGCGCCCGCTGACCCCGTCTCAGCGCACCGCGCTGGCCCGGTGGGCTCCGGAGGACCTCGCGGCCAGCCACTAG
- a CDS encoding YihY/virulence factor BrkB family protein yields MPDHAPHPAPGEVVPLRSVSARAWLYALRRVGRGFWRHQDHDLAAGLTYHAVLAVFPALVALVSLLGLLGAGDRSTDTVLVVARLLVPAEALGVVEPLVENLAASSSRVVTLVLGVVLAQWFVTIYVLAVGRALNRVFEVREGRPLLPRLVRTVGLTLVLGVLVLLAAVLLLLSAPVAEALGFLFGVGSPVVRVVGVLKWPLLAAVLALLVGLLYARAPNVRPPHRRWVSPGAVLAIVIWLVGSLAFGFYVRHVAGYQRTYGALAGLVVLLVWLWVSNLALLLGAEVDREVERVRQLAAGVAAEERVVLEPRDVRLSEKVAARDRRDVEAGRRLRQRRPPPR; encoded by the coding sequence GTGCCCGACCACGCCCCCCACCCCGCCCCCGGGGAGGTCGTCCCGCTGCGGTCGGTGAGCGCGAGGGCCTGGCTCTACGCCCTCCGCCGCGTCGGCCGCGGGTTCTGGCGCCACCAGGACCACGACCTCGCCGCCGGCCTCACCTACCACGCGGTGCTCGCCGTCTTCCCCGCGCTCGTGGCCCTCGTGTCGCTGCTGGGCCTGCTCGGCGCCGGCGACCGGTCCACCGACACCGTGCTGGTCGTCGCCCGGCTGCTGGTCCCCGCCGAGGCGCTCGGCGTCGTCGAGCCGCTGGTGGAGAACCTCGCGGCCTCCTCCTCACGGGTGGTGACCCTGGTCCTGGGCGTCGTCCTCGCCCAGTGGTTCGTCACCATCTACGTGCTGGCCGTCGGCCGCGCGCTCAACCGGGTCTTCGAGGTGCGCGAGGGGCGGCCGCTCCTGCCGCGCCTGGTCCGCACGGTGGGCCTGACGCTGGTCCTGGGCGTGCTCGTGCTGCTCGCCGCGGTCCTGCTCCTGCTGTCCGCGCCGGTGGCCGAGGCGCTCGGGTTCCTCTTCGGCGTCGGCTCGCCGGTGGTGCGGGTGGTCGGGGTGCTCAAGTGGCCGCTGCTCGCCGCGGTGCTGGCCCTGCTGGTCGGGCTGCTGTACGCCCGGGCCCCCAACGTGCGGCCGCCCCACCGGCGCTGGGTGAGCCCCGGCGCGGTGCTCGCCATCGTCATCTGGCTCGTCGGCTCGCTGGCCTTCGGCTTCTACGTCCGCCACGTCGCCGGCTACCAGCGCACCTACGGCGCGCTGGCCGGGCTCGTGGTTCTGCTGGTGTGGCTGTGGGTGTCCAACCTCGCGCTGCTGCTGGGGGCCGAGGTGGACCGCGAGGTCGAGCGGGTGCGCCAGCTCGCCGCCGGGGTGGCCGCGGAGGAGCGCGTCGTGCTGGAGCCCCGCGACGTCCGGCTCAGCGAGAAGGTGGCGGCGCGGGACCGCCGTGACGTCGAGGCCGGGCGACGCCTGCGGCAGCGCCGCCCGCCGCCGCGCTGA
- a CDS encoding SGNH/GDSL hydrolase family protein, translating into MPLRAPAPLPGPLPAPRPGRLRLVVATVALALAGSTLLAGPAQAAPAGGRTVALGDSFASGEGLAPYRAGTDTATTTCHRSPRAYPELLDEGRHPAVSSVRSVACSGALTGDVVADLRPGDDVAAQTAALSRRTRTVTLTVGGNDILFAPVLATCTYTPVPALQGVVLGRPGCREKLEPLVAGATAGLAGKVPTGPGRVSLATVLAEVHRKAPRAKVYVTGYPRLFGLTGFDAYGCRVGSVAGAPLYVSSADVRWVRAKADGLNAALRAGVAQARSLGVPATYVDVADAFTSHNVCGSGTPWLNGVLLAPTAPPSLDPATFHPNAAGQKAYAKAVTAAVQARPRT; encoded by the coding sequence GTGCCGCTCCGCGCCCCCGCTCCCCTCCCCGGCCCCCTCCCCGCTCCCCGTCCCGGCCGTCTCCGGCTGGTCGTCGCGACCGTCGCGCTGGCCCTCGCCGGCTCGACGCTGCTGGCCGGCCCCGCCCAGGCCGCGCCGGCCGGCGGGCGCACCGTCGCCCTCGGCGACTCCTTCGCCTCCGGGGAGGGCCTGGCCCCCTACCGCGCCGGCACCGACACGGCCACCACCACCTGCCACCGCTCGCCGCGGGCCTACCCCGAGCTGCTCGACGAGGGCCGGCACCCGGCGGTCAGCAGCGTCCGCTCGGTCGCCTGCTCCGGCGCGCTGACCGGCGACGTGGTCGCCGACCTCCGCCCGGGCGACGACGTGGCGGCCCAGACCGCCGCCCTCAGCCGGCGCACCCGGACCGTGACGCTCACCGTCGGCGGCAACGACATCCTCTTCGCACCGGTGCTGGCCACCTGCACCTACACCCCCGTCCCCGCGCTCCAGGGCGTCGTGCTGGGCCGCCCGGGCTGCCGGGAGAAGCTGGAGCCGCTGGTCGCCGGGGCCACCGCCGGGCTCGCCGGGAAGGTGCCGACCGGTCCGGGCCGCGTCAGCCTGGCGACGGTGCTGGCCGAGGTGCACCGCAAGGCCCCGCGCGCGAAGGTCTACGTCACCGGCTACCCCCGGCTGTTCGGGCTGACCGGCTTCGACGCCTACGGCTGCCGGGTCGGCTCCGTCGCTGGCGCCCCGCTGTACGTCAGCAGCGCCGACGTCCGCTGGGTGCGCGCCAAGGCCGACGGCCTCAACGCGGCCCTGCGGGCCGGCGTCGCCCAGGCCCGCAGCCTCGGTGTCCCGGCCACCTACGTCGACGTCGCCGACGCCTTCACCAGCCACAACGTCTGCGGCTCGGGCACGCCGTGGCTCAACGGCGTGCTGCTCGCCCCGACGGCGCCGCCCTCGCTGGACCCGGCCACCTTCCACCCGAACGCGGCGGGGCAGAAGGCCTACGCCAAGGCCGTCACCGCTGCCGTGCAGGCGCGCCCGCGCACCTGA
- a CDS encoding glycosyltransferase family 2 protein, giving the protein MASSGPEPSRRWSEDWSRPVERVPPVVDVLVPTVDRPAELAVTLAGLAAQDDPPFRVTVSDQSDDGSAARAPAVEAMVRVLRAQGREVRLLRHLPRRGLAEHRQFLLDTAEADQVLFLDDDVWLEPGTLARMSEALDRLGCGFVGSAPMGLSFLDDRRPHHQAPFEPWDGPVRPERVRDDSPAIARASLHGAANLVHVAERVPVPRDGWLPYKIAWVGACTLFRRSALVESGGFDFWRRLPPSHAGEDVAAQWRVMERHGAAGLLPSGAVHLEAPTTVPDRTVEARSVLFADAP; this is encoded by the coding sequence ATGGCGTCGTCCGGTCCGGAGCCGTCCCGCCGCTGGTCGGAGGACTGGTCCCGGCCGGTGGAGCGCGTGCCGCCCGTCGTCGACGTGCTGGTGCCGACCGTCGACCGGCCGGCCGAGCTGGCCGTCACCCTGGCCGGCCTGGCCGCGCAGGACGACCCGCCCTTCCGGGTCACGGTCAGCGACCAGTCCGACGACGGCAGCGCGGCCCGCGCCCCGGCCGTCGAGGCGATGGTCCGGGTGCTGCGGGCCCAGGGCCGGGAGGTCCGGCTGCTCCGGCACCTGCCCCGCCGCGGGCTGGCCGAGCACCGCCAGTTCCTGCTGGACACCGCCGAGGCGGACCAGGTGCTGTTCCTCGACGACGACGTCTGGCTGGAGCCGGGCACGCTGGCCCGGATGTCGGAGGCCCTGGACCGGCTGGGCTGCGGCTTCGTCGGCAGCGCCCCGATGGGGCTGAGCTTCCTCGACGACCGCCGTCCGCACCACCAGGCGCCGTTCGAGCCCTGGGACGGCCCCGTCCGGCCCGAGCGCGTCCGCGACGACAGCCCGGCGATCGCCCGGGCCTCCCTGCACGGCGCGGCGAACCTCGTGCACGTCGCCGAGCGGGTGCCGGTCCCGCGCGACGGCTGGCTGCCGTACAAGATCGCCTGGGTCGGGGCCTGCACCCTGTTCCGCCGCTCGGCCCTGGTGGAGTCCGGCGGCTTCGACTTCTGGCGCCGGCTGCCCCCGTCCCACGCCGGCGAGGACGTCGCCGCCCAGTGGCGGGTGATGGAGCGCCACGGCGCCGCGGGCCTGCTGCCCAGCGGCGCGGTCCACCTCGAGGCCCCGACGACGGTCCCCGACCGCACGGTCGAGGCCCGATCCGTGCTCTTCGCCGACGCGCCCTGA
- a CDS encoding AMP-dependent synthetase/ligase — protein MTESALLASRHPSVAAMLVDQVRAKAGREALRYLDGDRWVSLTWQQTQDQVFDLAAGLLALGIGPEDRVAIDSGTRVEWILADLAVMCAGGATTTVYPNTQHEDVSYILGDSQSKVVFAEDELQVSKVLDHLDELPELTTIVQIDGTPAHERVISWAALAERGREHLAAHPHAVEEAIAPIGPEHLATLIYTSGTTGRPKGVRLVQDNWTYLGAALEEFDIIEPEDLQYLWLPLSHVFGKVLIAAQLRLGFATAVDGNIERIVENLGVVQPTFMAGAPRIFEKVRAKVMTSASAGVKAKIFDWAFAVGRRTTPIRLAGKKPSGLLAVQYALADRLVFSKIKARMGGKIRFFVSGSASLNREVQEWFYAAGLLILEGYGLTETGAATCVNNPRATRFGTVGPPLPGTQVSIAEDGEIMIKGPAVMRGYHHLDEATAEVLQDDGWFATGDMGELDDHGYLRITDRKKDLIKTSGGKYVAPQKVEGTLKAACPYISQVVVHGEGRKYITALTTLDPEAVAGWASEQGVEHAEGEDLAQSPQVRTMVEGYVGAANKRLERWETVKKFEILPGELSVDEGEVTPSMKIRRKAVEGKYADLLESMYEKV, from the coding sequence ATGACCGAGTCAGCGCTGCTGGCCTCCCGTCACCCCAGCGTCGCCGCGATGCTGGTCGACCAGGTCCGGGCCAAGGCCGGCCGCGAGGCGCTCCGGTACCTCGACGGCGACCGCTGGGTCTCCCTGACCTGGCAGCAGACGCAGGATCAGGTCTTCGACCTGGCGGCGGGGCTGCTCGCCCTGGGCATCGGCCCCGAGGACCGCGTCGCCATCGACTCCGGCACCCGGGTCGAGTGGATCCTCGCCGACCTCGCCGTGATGTGCGCCGGCGGCGCGACCACCACGGTCTACCCGAACACCCAGCACGAGGACGTCAGCTACATCCTCGGCGACTCCCAGTCCAAGGTCGTCTTCGCCGAGGACGAGCTGCAGGTCTCCAAGGTCCTCGACCACCTCGACGAGCTGCCCGAGCTCACCACCATCGTGCAGATCGACGGCACCCCCGCCCACGAGCGGGTGATCAGCTGGGCCGCCCTCGCCGAGCGCGGCCGCGAGCACCTGGCCGCGCACCCGCACGCCGTCGAGGAGGCCATCGCCCCCATCGGTCCCGAGCACCTCGCCACCCTGATCTACACCTCGGGCACCACCGGCCGCCCCAAGGGCGTCCGCCTCGTGCAGGACAACTGGACCTACCTCGGCGCCGCGCTCGAGGAGTTCGACATCATCGAGCCCGAGGACCTGCAGTACCTCTGGCTGCCCCTCAGCCACGTCTTCGGCAAGGTGCTGATCGCCGCCCAGCTGCGGCTCGGCTTCGCCACCGCCGTCGACGGCAACATCGAGCGCATCGTGGAGAACCTCGGCGTCGTGCAGCCGACGTTCATGGCCGGCGCCCCGCGCATCTTCGAGAAGGTCCGGGCCAAGGTGATGACCTCGGCCAGCGCCGGGGTCAAGGCCAAGATCTTCGACTGGGCCTTCGCCGTCGGCCGGCGGACGACGCCGATCCGGCTGGCCGGGAAGAAGCCGAGCGGCTTGCTGGCCGTGCAGTACGCGCTGGCCGACCGGCTGGTCTTCAGCAAGATCAAGGCCCGGATGGGCGGCAAGATCAGGTTCTTCGTCTCCGGCTCGGCCTCGCTGAACCGCGAGGTGCAGGAGTGGTTCTACGCCGCGGGGCTGCTGATCCTCGAGGGCTACGGCCTCACCGAGACCGGCGCCGCGACGTGCGTGAACAACCCGCGGGCGACCCGCTTCGGCACCGTCGGCCCGCCGCTGCCCGGCACGCAGGTGAGCATCGCCGAGGACGGCGAGATCATGATCAAGGGCCCGGCCGTGATGCGCGGCTACCACCACCTGGACGAGGCCACGGCCGAGGTCCTGCAGGACGACGGCTGGTTCGCCACCGGCGACATGGGCGAGCTGGATGATCATGGTTACCTGCGGATCACCGACCGCAAGAAGGACCTGATCAAGACCTCCGGCGGCAAGTACGTCGCCCCGCAGAAGGTCGAGGGCACCCTCAAGGCCGCCTGCCCCTACATCAGCCAGGTGGTCGTGCACGGCGAGGGCCGCAAGTACATCACCGCGCTGACCACCCTCGACCCCGAGGCCGTGGCGGGCTGGGCGTCGGAGCAGGGCGTCGAGCACGCCGAGGGCGAGGACCTGGCGCAGAGCCCGCAGGTCCGCACCATGGTCGAGGGCTACGTCGGCGCGGCCAACAAGCGGCTGGAGCGCTGGGAGACGGTGAAGAAGTTCGAGATCCTGCCCGGCGAGCTCAGCGTCGACGAGGGCGAGGTCACCCCCAGCATGAAGATCCGCCGCAAGGCGGTCGAGGGCAAGTACGCCGACCTGCTGGAGAGCATGTACGAGAAGGTCTGA
- a CDS encoding acetyl-CoA C-acetyltransferase has product MPDAVVVAAGRTPIGRAVKGSLASVRPDDLAAGVVRGVLDRVPELDPATLDDLYLGCAEPRDEHGGNIARRVAVQLGLDGVPAATVNRFCASSVQTARMAFHAIRAGEGDAFVSGGVECVSRYRGFGSAGVDAPESHHPAFAAAAERTRATAEENRPWHDPRRDGELPDVYIAMGQTAENVAGLRGITRREQDEFAVRSQNRAEQAIADGVPEAEIIPVTLADGTVVRTDDGPRAGVTLEGVSGLRPVFRPDGTVTAGNCCPLNDGAAAVVIMSSTRAAELGLTPLARIVATGVSALSPEIMGLGPVEASRQALTRAGMRMSDVDLVEINEAFAVQVIASQRDLGIDPDRLNVHGGAIALGHPFGSTGARIMTTLLHAMVRRDVQVGLETMCVGGGQGMAVILERLS; this is encoded by the coding sequence ATGCCCGACGCCGTCGTCGTCGCCGCCGGCCGGACCCCGATCGGGCGCGCCGTCAAGGGCTCGCTGGCCTCCGTCCGCCCCGACGACCTCGCCGCCGGCGTCGTCCGCGGCGTCCTGGACCGGGTCCCGGAGCTGGACCCGGCCACCCTCGACGATCTCTACCTCGGCTGCGCGGAGCCGCGTGACGAGCACGGCGGCAACATCGCCCGCCGGGTCGCTGTCCAGCTGGGGCTCGACGGCGTCCCCGCCGCCACCGTCAACCGGTTCTGCGCCTCCAGCGTGCAGACCGCGCGGATGGCCTTCCACGCGATCCGGGCGGGGGAGGGCGACGCCTTCGTCTCCGGCGGCGTCGAGTGCGTGTCGCGCTACCGCGGCTTCGGCTCCGCCGGCGTCGACGCCCCCGAGAGCCACCACCCCGCCTTCGCTGCCGCCGCCGAGCGCACCCGCGCGACCGCGGAGGAGAACCGGCCCTGGCACGACCCGCGGCGCGACGGCGAGCTGCCGGACGTCTACATCGCGATGGGCCAGACGGCCGAGAACGTCGCCGGGCTGCGCGGCATCACCCGCCGCGAGCAGGACGAGTTCGCCGTCCGCTCCCAGAACCGGGCCGAGCAGGCCATCGCCGACGGCGTCCCCGAGGCCGAGATCATCCCCGTCACGCTCGCCGACGGGACCGTCGTCCGCACCGACGACGGGCCCCGGGCCGGCGTCACCCTCGAGGGCGTGTCCGGGCTGCGCCCGGTGTTCCGGCCCGACGGCACCGTGACGGCCGGCAACTGCTGCCCGCTCAACGACGGCGCGGCGGCCGTGGTCATCATGAGCAGCACCCGCGCGGCCGAGCTGGGGCTGACGCCGCTGGCCCGGATCGTCGCCACCGGGGTCAGCGCGCTGAGCCCCGAGATCATGGGGCTCGGGCCCGTCGAGGCCAGCCGGCAGGCGCTGACCCGGGCCGGGATGCGGATGTCCGACGTCGACCTCGTCGAGATCAACGAGGCGTTCGCCGTGCAGGTCATCGCCTCCCAGCGCGACCTCGGCATCGACCCGGACCGGCTCAACGTGCACGGTGGCGCGATCGCGCTGGGCCACCCGTTCGGCTCCACCGGCGCCCGGATCATGACGACGCTGCTGCACGCCATGGTGCGCCGCGACGTCCAGGTGGGCCTGGAGACGATGTGCGTCGGCGGGGGGCAGGGGATGGCCGTCATCCTCGAGCGGCTCTCCTGA
- a CDS encoding acyl-CoA dehydrogenase family protein, protein MRRTIFDEDHEAFRDTCRTFVDRVLRPDQEKHIADHGFGRDVWLELGRLDLLGLNVPEEYGGVGVDDPRFTMVLSEELSKLSFAYPSCVGIHADCVAPYLVELGTEEQKRRWLPRFCTGELVTAIGMTEPSGGSDLAALRTTAVRDGDGWVLNGSKTFITNGWSADLVLVAARTSPEKGARGITLFAVETGMPGFERGRKLDKVGQQESDTAELFFADVRLGPEQVVGEVDGGFVAMMERLVTERIGAAVYNLSHARQILDETLVYVRERQAFGQPIGSFQANRFTLAELVTTAEVTQAFVDACVMEQLHGRLTAVDAAKAKWWTAQVQNDILDACVQLWGGYGYMNEYRVTRAWADARVSRIWAGSNEIMKELIGRDLGLGGQPVKVRAH, encoded by the coding sequence ATGAGGCGCACCATCTTCGACGAGGACCACGAGGCGTTCCGCGACACCTGCCGCACCTTCGTCGACCGCGTGCTGCGGCCCGACCAGGAGAAGCACATCGCCGACCACGGCTTCGGCCGCGACGTCTGGCTGGAGCTGGGCCGCCTCGACCTGCTGGGCCTCAACGTGCCGGAGGAGTACGGCGGCGTCGGCGTCGACGACCCCCGGTTCACGATGGTGCTCAGCGAGGAGCTCTCCAAGCTGTCCTTCGCCTACCCCTCGTGCGTCGGCATCCACGCCGACTGCGTCGCGCCCTACCTCGTCGAGCTGGGCACCGAGGAGCAGAAGCGCCGCTGGCTGCCCCGGTTCTGCACCGGCGAGCTGGTCACCGCGATCGGCATGACCGAGCCTTCCGGCGGCTCCGACCTGGCCGCCCTGCGGACCACGGCCGTCCGCGACGGCGACGGCTGGGTGCTCAACGGCTCCAAGACCTTCATCACCAACGGCTGGTCGGCCGACCTCGTGCTGGTCGCCGCGCGCACCAGCCCGGAGAAGGGCGCCCGCGGCATCACCCTGTTCGCCGTCGAGACCGGGATGCCCGGCTTCGAGCGCGGCCGCAAGCTCGACAAGGTGGGCCAGCAGGAGTCCGACACCGCGGAGCTGTTCTTCGCCGACGTCCGGCTGGGCCCCGAGCAGGTGGTCGGGGAGGTCGACGGCGGCTTCGTCGCGATGATGGAGCGGCTGGTCACCGAGCGGATCGGTGCCGCCGTCTACAACCTCTCCCACGCCCGCCAGATCCTCGACGAGACGCTGGTCTACGTGCGCGAGCGGCAGGCGTTCGGCCAGCCGATCGGCTCGTTCCAGGCCAACCGGTTCACCCTCGCCGAGCTGGTGACCACGGCCGAGGTCACGCAGGCCTTCGTCGACGCGTGCGTCATGGAGCAGCTGCACGGCCGGCTCACCGCCGTCGACGCGGCCAAGGCCAAGTGGTGGACCGCCCAGGTGCAGAACGACATCCTCGACGCCTGCGTCCAGCTGTGGGGTGGCTACGGCTACATGAACGAGTACCGGGTGACGCGGGCCTGGGCCGACGCCCGGGTGTCACGGATCTGGGCCGGCTCGAACGAGATCATGAAGGAGCTGATCGGGCGCGACCTCGGGCTCGGCGGCCAGCCCGTGAAGGTGCGGGCCCACTGA